A stretch of Flavobacterium sp. N1994 DNA encodes these proteins:
- a CDS encoding response regulator transcription factor, translating into METNKKVLLVEDDQNFGIVLREFLTLNDFDVTLAKNGMEGFEKFKKDNFDLCILDVMMPYKDGYTLAKEIREKNKDVPLIFLTAKSMKEDVLKGYKVGADDYLNKPFDSDVLLMKIKAIIQRKAAENKNEPAKFEFQIGRFLLNSKLRYLKLDNNEPIKLSPKESELLKMMATYENDLMPRELALTKIWREDNYFTSRSMDVYIAKLRKYIKDDPNVEILNIHGEGFRLVVKK; encoded by the coding sequence ATGGAAACTAATAAAAAAGTACTACTCGTGGAAGACGATCAAAACTTTGGAATCGTTTTGAGAGAATTTCTAACATTAAATGATTTTGATGTTACATTAGCCAAAAACGGTATGGAGGGTTTTGAAAAATTCAAAAAAGACAATTTCGATTTGTGTATTTTGGATGTCATGATGCCCTACAAAGACGGTTATACTTTAGCTAAAGAAATCAGAGAAAAAAATAAAGATGTTCCTTTGATTTTCTTAACGGCAAAATCAATGAAAGAAGACGTCTTAAAAGGATACAAAGTAGGAGCTGATGATTATCTAAACAAACCATTTGATTCAGATGTATTATTGATGAAAATAAAAGCCATCATTCAAAGAAAAGCGGCAGAGAATAAAAATGAACCTGCTAAATTTGAGTTCCAAATAGGAAGATTCCTTTTAAATTCTAAGCTTCGTTACTTAAAATTAGACAATAATGAACCTATCAAACTTTCTCCTAAAGAGTCTGAATTATTGAAAATGATGGCAACTTATGAAAACGATTTAATGCCAAGAGAATTAGCTTTAACTAAGATTTGGAGAGAAGACAATTACTTTACTTCAAGAAGTATGGACGTTTACATTGCCAAATTACGTAAATATATCAAAGATGATCCCAATGTTGAAATCTTAAATATTCACGGCGAAGGCTTTAGACTAGTCGTAAAAAAATAA
- a CDS encoding sensor histidine kinase: protein MNKLFFRLLVILMSLSLIGIILVQVYWFDKSFENNEEQFKYHVKQVLGNVADKLQDHERYSYYEMYNHLKDSTGKTPKKSDFLEFGYYQRDSRTNETIIYSNSIISEDYGISSSFFDKKLDSVKLKNFSSKRKTEIYNGNIDNSGLKQKATPDIKIEKSGRLDLLDNAQFEIFFKDFAATRPIQERVSNELMQKLLSEELNEYGVKTPFEFNVYSNGLATKIKSERFKYDKQSTYSIPIFIDNEGNNKYQLLLTFPQKKKFLFSELIGICVLSIVFTLIIIIAYSSALNQLIKQRQISEIKTDFINNMTHEFKTPIATINLALDAIKNPKVIEDKEKVLRYLQMIKDENKRMHAQVENVLRISKLEKKELDITKESNNIHDIIEDAIEHVNLIVEDRNGVITKHFNASRTSVLLNDVHFTNVIVNILDNAIKYSPNEPIIDIETENVKEFIIIKIKDQGSGMSKVAQKRIFEKFYREHTGDLHNVKGHGLGLAYVKRIIDDHNSQIFVESEKGKGSTFIIKVPLIN from the coding sequence ATGAATAAATTGTTTTTTCGCTTACTGGTTATTTTGATGAGTTTATCCCTAATCGGTATAATACTTGTTCAAGTTTATTGGTTTGATAAATCTTTCGAGAATAATGAAGAACAATTTAAATATCATGTCAAGCAAGTTCTAGGAAATGTTGCAGATAAATTACAAGATCATGAAAGGTATTCCTATTATGAAATGTATAATCATCTAAAAGATAGTACTGGTAAAACACCTAAAAAAAGTGATTTTTTAGAATTTGGTTATTATCAAAGAGACTCCAGAACTAATGAGACTATAATTTATTCAAATAGTATAATTTCTGAAGATTACGGAATTTCTTCCTCGTTCTTTGACAAAAAATTAGACAGTGTAAAACTCAAGAATTTCTCTTCAAAAAGAAAAACAGAAATTTATAATGGCAATATTGATAATTCAGGTCTAAAACAAAAAGCTACACCAGATATAAAGATTGAAAAATCGGGACGTTTGGATTTATTAGATAACGCTCAATTTGAAATTTTCTTTAAAGATTTTGCAGCCACAAGACCTATTCAAGAAAGAGTTTCTAATGAATTAATGCAAAAATTATTATCTGAGGAACTAAATGAATATGGAGTAAAAACACCATTCGAATTTAACGTTTACAGCAATGGCTTAGCTACAAAAATAAAATCAGAACGTTTTAAATATGACAAACAGTCAACGTATTCGATACCCATATTTATAGACAATGAGGGTAATAACAAATACCAATTATTGTTAACGTTTCCTCAAAAGAAGAAATTTTTATTTTCTGAATTAATTGGAATCTGTGTTTTATCAATTGTTTTTACATTAATCATAATTATTGCTTACTCAAGTGCTTTAAATCAATTAATAAAACAACGTCAAATTTCTGAAATCAAAACCGATTTTATTAATAACATGACGCATGAATTTAAAACCCCGATTGCAACCATCAATTTAGCTTTAGATGCTATAAAGAACCCTAAAGTGATTGAAGATAAAGAAAAGGTGCTTCGTTATTTGCAAATGATTAAAGATGAAAATAAACGAATGCATGCTCAAGTTGAAAATGTATTGCGTATTTCTAAATTAGAGAAAAAAGAGTTAGACATTACTAAAGAATCGAACAATATTCATGATATTATTGAAGACGCCATTGAACATGTAAACCTAATTGTAGAAGATAGAAATGGTGTTATAACGAAACATTTTAATGCCTCTAGAACTTCAGTATTATTAAACGATGTTCATTTTACGAATGTAATTGTTAATATTTTAGACAATGCTATTAAATATTCACCTAATGAACCAATCATAGATATTGAAACCGAAAATGTAAAAGAGTTTATCATTATCAAAATCAAAGATCAAGGCTCAGGAATGAGTAAAGTAGCACAAAAAAGAATATTTGAAAAGTTTTATCGCGAACACACAGGCGATTTGCACAATGTAAAAGGTCACGGATTAGGATTGGCCTATGTTAAGAGAATTATTGACGATCACAACAGTCAAATTTTTGTTGAAAGTGAAAAAGGAAAAGGAAGCACATTTATAATTAAAGTCCCACTCATAAATTAA
- the coaE gene encoding dephospho-CoA kinase (Dephospho-CoA kinase (CoaE) performs the final step in coenzyme A biosynthesis.), translated as MTKVIGLTGGIGSGKTMVAKYIQSLGYPVYIADDEARKITEDKKVVQKIAEIFGNDIIENASVSREKLSKIVFNNSDKLQKLNAIIHPLVKEHFDSWLKKHKDFPLVFKEAAILFESGSYQYCDFVITVTAPLETRISRVVERDKVSKDSVLKRIQNQWTDEQRIAKSDFVIDNISVKETYKQIDQILKILKNQ; from the coding sequence ATGACTAAAGTTATTGGGTTAACGGGTGGAATAGGAAGTGGAAAAACAATGGTTGCAAAATACATTCAATCATTAGGATACCCAGTTTACATTGCTGATGACGAAGCTAGAAAAATAACGGAAGACAAAAAAGTAGTTCAAAAAATTGCTGAAATATTTGGCAATGACATTATTGAGAATGCTTCTGTTAGTAGAGAGAAACTTTCTAAAATTGTTTTTAATAATTCAGATAAACTACAAAAACTAAATGCTATCATTCATCCATTGGTTAAAGAGCATTTTGATTCTTGGTTAAAAAAGCATAAAGATTTTCCATTAGTTTTCAAAGAAGCTGCGATATTATTTGAAAGTGGTAGTTATCAATACTGCGACTTTGTTATTACTGTAACTGCTCCGTTAGAAACTAGAATTTCAAGGGTTGTAGAGCGCGATAAAGTATCTAAAGACAGTGTCTTGAAAAGAATTCAAAACCAATGGACTGATGAACAGCGAATTGCAAAAAGTGATTTTGTAATTGATAATATTTCTGTTAAAGAAACCTATAAACAAATAGATCAAATTCTTAAAATATTGAAAAATCAATAA
- a CDS encoding glycosyltransferase, which yields MYFSIIIPVYNRPDEINELLESLVISDYYKKFEVVIIEDGSTIICKEEVDKFKSKLNISYYFKQNSGPGDSRNYGMKLAKGDYFIIFDSDCIIPKQYLSEVETELNRNYVDCYGGSDAALESFSDIQKAINFAMTSFLTTGGIRGSSEKINKFQPRSFNMGISKKAFETSHGFGNIHPGEDPDLTIRLWKLGYETRLFKDAFVYHKRRIDWDKFSTQVTKFGKARPILNSWYPEYSKLTFFFPTFFILGFCISSFLFLFGIQFPIFFYGVYYLMLFFLACIQNKSLKIGFLSLIAVNTQFFGYGRGFLKSYLKIIVLKQKPQEAFPELFFKAKS from the coding sequence ATGTATTTTTCAATTATCATACCCGTTTATAATAGACCAGATGAAATCAATGAATTATTAGAAAGTCTTGTCATTTCTGATTATTATAAAAAATTTGAAGTTGTTATTATTGAAGATGGATCGACAATAATCTGTAAAGAGGAAGTTGATAAATTTAAAAGTAAATTAAATATTTCATATTACTTTAAACAAAATTCAGGTCCAGGTGATTCTAGAAATTATGGAATGAAATTAGCAAAAGGAGATTATTTTATAATATTTGATTCTGATTGCATAATTCCAAAACAATATTTGTCTGAAGTTGAAACGGAATTGAATAGAAATTATGTTGATTGTTATGGAGGTTCAGATGCTGCTTTAGAGTCATTCTCGGACATACAAAAAGCAATTAACTTCGCTATGACTTCTTTTTTAACTACTGGAGGAATTCGTGGGAGTTCAGAGAAAATTAACAAATTCCAACCTCGTAGTTTTAATATGGGAATATCAAAAAAAGCATTTGAGACTTCACATGGATTTGGAAATATTCATCCAGGAGAAGATCCAGACTTGACCATAAGATTATGGAAATTAGGATATGAAACTAGACTATTTAAAGACGCCTTTGTATATCATAAACGAAGAATAGATTGGGATAAATTTTCCACTCAAGTTACTAAATTTGGGAAGGCTAGACCAATTTTAAATAGCTGGTATCCTGAATATAGTAAGCTAACCTTCTTTTTTCCTACCTTTTTTATTTTAGGCTTTTGCATATCATCATTTTTGTTTTTATTTGGAATTCAATTTCCTATTTTTTTTTACGGAGTATATTATCTAATGCTTTTCTTTTTAGCTTGTATTCAAAATAAGAGCCTTAAAATTGGTTTCCTATCTTTAATTGCAGTGAATACACAATTCTTTGGATATGGAAGAGGGTTTTTGAAATCTTATTTAAAAATAATAGTATTAAAACAAAAGCCACAAGAAGCATTTCCTGAATTATTTTTTAAAGCAAAATCATGA